The following are encoded together in the Bacteroidota bacterium genome:
- a CDS encoding DUF2723 domain-containing protein, whose amino-acid sequence MKQFNKINNILGWITFLIANVVYFLTIEPTTSFWDCGEFIATAYKLEVGHPPGAPFFMIVARFFTLFASDVLQVAKMVNLVSALASSFTIIFLFWTVTHIAKKLFVKDGEISLHNAIAILGAGLVGSLTYTFSDTFWFSAVEGEVYALSSFFTAIVFWAILKWENVANQKYANRWIILIAYFMGLSIGVHLLNLLAIPAIVFVYYFKKYEVTKKGVLYASLVSIVSIASIMYGIIPFTVKIGSWFELLFVNGFGLPYNSGIFIYMILLFGGIIYGLYYSSKKRKVLLNTIILSFTVILIGYSSFTMIVIRSIANPPMDENNPETVFYLLSYLNREQYGDRPLMYGEYFNAPAVGNDKSSGTYIKKEGKYVESNIRDINVYDDRFKTLFPRMYDRQPAHIKEYKRWSSFKGKPVRNARNAQGEMKTINKPTFGENLQYFFTYQLGHMYFRYFMWNFAGRQNDVQGHGGILNGNWISGISFIDEARLGNQDELTELMKNEESRNEYYLLPLILGLMGLVFMASKSNKDFWVILLLFFFTGIAIVVYLNQYPLQPRERDYAYAGSYYAFTIWIGLGLLAIYSGLNEYLPKMGNSIIATLVCLLLVPGIMAKENWDDHDRSGRYTARDFAYNYLDSCEPNSVLLTFGDNDTFPLWYVQEVEGYRTDVRVMNMSLLSTDWYVNQMKRRAYDSDPVPFSMTFDKYIQGTRDQVFLMEKYKDYTNLKSVMDFVASDDPRSKINYSATMQLDYLPAKNLRVPVDKQKVIENGTVSPENAHKIVSAVDWRISKNSILKSDMMFLDFLAINDWERPIYFAVSAAPDSYLDMEDYFQLEGLAYRLVPIKTKNQDQNTIGRVNTEKMYELLVNKYTYGRMNEPDVYMDENNKRIMSIIGIRNSFARLADELLKEGKIDSAVTVLDKSFEVMPYEKLPYDHKIIPLIRAYYIAEEYEKANNLTEMLANRYFDEMEYYNSLSGKFANLVSREKSVADQVFKILQNLCDIFKQAEMKAKLEKRYIEIAGN is encoded by the coding sequence ATGAAGCAATTCAATAAAATTAACAATATTTTGGGATGGATTACATTTCTGATTGCAAATGTAGTTTACTTTTTAACAATAGAACCAACCACAAGCTTTTGGGATTGCGGAGAATTTATAGCTACAGCCTACAAACTTGAAGTAGGTCATCCTCCGGGAGCTCCATTCTTTATGATAGTTGCAAGATTTTTTACATTATTTGCTTCGGATGTACTGCAGGTGGCGAAAATGGTAAATTTAGTTTCAGCCTTGGCAAGCTCTTTTACTATTATATTCCTTTTCTGGACAGTAACTCATATTGCAAAAAAACTTTTTGTAAAAGACGGAGAAATAAGCCTTCATAATGCAATTGCCATACTTGGAGCCGGGCTTGTCGGATCATTGACTTATACTTTCTCAGATACTTTTTGGTTTTCGGCTGTAGAAGGAGAAGTTTATGCACTATCATCATTTTTTACCGCAATAGTTTTTTGGGCTATTCTAAAATGGGAAAATGTAGCAAACCAAAAATATGCAAACCGCTGGATAATTCTAATTGCTTATTTTATGGGATTGTCCATAGGCGTTCACTTATTGAACTTACTTGCAATTCCGGCTATTGTTTTTGTTTATTATTTCAAAAAATATGAAGTAACAAAAAAGGGTGTTTTATACGCATCCTTGGTTTCTATTGTTTCTATTGCATCAATCATGTACGGAATAATCCCATTCACTGTGAAAATAGGATCGTGGTTCGAACTATTGTTTGTAAATGGATTTGGCTTACCATATAATTCAGGAATATTTATATATATGATTTTGTTATTTGGTGGAATAATTTACGGATTATATTATTCGTCTAAAAAACGAAAAGTCCTTCTAAACACAATAATTCTTTCTTTCACAGTAATATTAATTGGCTATTCATCATTCACAATGATTGTAATAAGGTCGATTGCAAATCCTCCAATGGACGAAAACAATCCTGAGACAGTTTTCTATTTATTATCGTACCTCAACAGAGAACAATATGGAGACAGACCATTAATGTATGGAGAATATTTTAATGCTCCTGCCGTAGGAAATGACAAATCGAGCGGCACATATATTAAGAAAGAAGGCAAATATGTCGAGTCAAACATCAGAGATATAAACGTTTACGACGATAGATTTAAGACACTCTTTCCTCGAATGTACGACCGCCAGCCAGCACATATCAAAGAATATAAAAGATGGTCAAGTTTTAAAGGCAAGCCGGTGAGAAACGCAAGAAATGCACAAGGAGAAATGAAAACAATAAACAAGCCCACTTTTGGTGAAAATTTACAATACTTTTTCACCTATCAATTGGGACATATGTATTTCAGATATTTTATGTGGAATTTTGCCGGACGGCAGAACGATGTTCAAGGACATGGCGGAATACTGAATGGCAACTGGATTTCAGGGATTTCATTTATAGATGAAGCCCGATTGGGGAATCAAGATGAATTGACCGAATTGATGAAAAATGAAGAATCCAGAAACGAATATTATTTGTTGCCCCTTATTTTAGGATTGATGGGTTTGGTTTTTATGGCATCGAAAAGCAATAAAGATTTTTGGGTTATTTTGTTACTTTTCTTTTTCACAGGAATTGCCATTGTTGTTTATCTAAATCAATATCCCCTTCAACCGCGCGAGCGGGACTATGCATATGCAGGTTCATATTATGCTTTCACAATTTGGATTGGATTAGGATTGCTTGCTATTTATAGTGGATTGAACGAATATTTGCCAAAAATGGGTAATAGCATAATTGCAACACTTGTTTGTTTACTACTCGTTCCGGGAATAATGGCAAAAGAAAATTGGGACGACCACGATCGTTCGGGACGATATACTGCTCGCGATTTTGCTTACAATTACCTCGACAGTTGTGAACCAAACTCAGTGCTTTTAACTTTTGGCGACAACGATACTTTCCCACTTTGGTATGTTCAGGAAGTTGAAGGATACCGAACAGATGTTAGAGTTATGAATATGAGCCTTTTAAGCACCGATTGGTATGTAAATCAAATGAAACGAAGAGCTTACGATTCAGACCCTGTACCATTCTCTATGACTTTCGACAAATACATACAAGGCACAAGAGACCAAGTGTTCTTGATGGAAAAATATAAAGATTATACGAATTTAAAATCTGTAATGGATTTTGTTGCAAGCGACGACCCTCGCTCAAAAATAAATTATTCGGCGACTATGCAACTCGATTATTTACCTGCAAAAAATCTAAGAGTTCCGGTTGACAAACAAAAAGTTATTGAAAATGGAACTGTTTCGCCCGAAAATGCACACAAAATAGTTTCAGCAGTAGATTGGAGAATTAGTAAAAATTCAATCCTGAAAAGCGACATGATGTTTCTCGATTTTCTTGCTATAAACGACTGGGAACGACCGATTTATTTTGCAGTAAGTGCAGCTCCCGATAGTTATTTAGACATGGAAGATTATTTTCAATTAGAAGGACTCGCATATCGTCTTGTTCCGATAAAAACAAAAAATCAAGATCAAAATACCATTGGAAGAGTAAACACTGAGAAAATGTACGAATTGTTAGTCAATAAATACACCTATGGGCGAATGAACGAGCCAGATGTTTATATGGACGAAAACAACAAACGAATAATGTCAATTATTGGAATTAGAAACAGCTTTGCACGCCTTGCTGACGAATTGCTAAAAGAAGGGAAAATAGATTCGGCAGTTACTGTTCTTGATAAAAGTTTTGAAGTTATGCCCTATGAAAAATTACCTTACGATCATAAAATAATTCCTTTAATCAGAGCATACTATATTGCCGAAGAATATGAAAAAGCGAACAATTTAACCGAAATGTTAGCAAATCGCTACTTCGACGAAATGGAATATTACAACTCACTTAGTGGAAAATTTGCAAATCTTGTAAGTCGTGAAAAAAGTGTAGCAGATCAGGTTTTTAAAATATTGCAAAATCTATGTGATATTTTCAAACAAGCCGAAATGAAAGCAAAACTTGAAAAGAGATATATTGAAATTGCTGGAAATTAA